The nucleotide window CGAGACGGGCTCCGAGGGCCTGCACGAGTACCTCGAGCAGAAGGCCGTCTACATCGGGGGCGTGCAGCTCTGACCCCGGCCCGGCTCCCGGGTCGTAGGGGGTCCCCGCGCCGCCCGTCGCCGGACGACCCTCGCGCCGCGCCCGCGAGACCCGCCGGCCGCGTGACGTTCCTCCCTCGCTCGCTGGGGCTCGGGAGGCGTAGACTGCCCGGCTGAGTATGCCGGGCGCTGAAGCGTCCACACTCCCCACAGGAGAACCGGGCACGCGTCGAGCCCCGGCCCCCGCGGAAGGGGGCCGGGCTCTCTCGTTCCCGGCCGCGCTCGCCCCCGAGGTGCGCCGCACGATGCGCCTCTCGCTCGTCGAGGGCGGGCTCGTGCAGGTCTTCCTCAACTGGACGTCTGGCAGCGTGCTCATCGGCTACCTGCTCGCGCTCGGCGCGGCGCCATGGCACATCGCGCTGGTGGGCAGCGTGCCGTTCCTGGCGCAGGTCGCGAGCCCGCTGGGCGCCCTCGCCGCCGAGGCGCTGGGCCGGCGCCGCGTCCTCGCCGCCGCGATCGCCGCGACGAGCCGCCTGCTGTGGCTGCTGGCGGCGTTCCTGCCGCAGCTCGTGCCGTCCGCCGTCGCCCCCACCGCCCTCGTGGCCGTCGTCTTCCTCGCCGGCTGCTTCCAGGCCGCCAACGGCACGGTGTGGACCGCCTGGATGGGCGACGTGGTGCCGGAGGACCGCCGCGGGCGCTACTTCGGCCTGCGCACCGGCGTGCTCGGCGTGGTAGGGATGCTCGCGAACCTCGCCGCCGGGGCGTTCCTCGACGCCGTCGCCCCGCCGCTGAGCTTCCGGGTCGTGATCCTCGTGGGCGTCGGCTGCGCCCTGGTGGGCGTGGCCCTGCTGCTCCTGCACCACGACCCGCCCACCGAGCGGCGGCGGCTGCGGCTCGGCCAGCTCCTCGCGCAGCCGTTCCGCGAGCCGAACTTCAGGCGGTTCCTGCGCTTCGCCGTCTACTGGCACCTCGTCGTCATGCTCGGGGCGCCGTTCGTCGTGCCCTACTTCCTCGAGGAGCTGGGCATGACCTTCACGCAGGTCGCGATCTGGAGCTCGATCGCCGCGGTCACCTCGCTCGGCTCGACGATCCTCTGGGGCCGCGTCGCCGACGCGGCGGGGAACAAGGCCGTGCTGGCGATCGGCACCTTCCTCGCCGGGGCGATGCTGCCCGCGAACTGGATCCTCGCCGGGCTCACGGGGAACCTCGTCTTCATCTGGGTCTCGGCGTTCTTCGACGCCGTCGCCTGGGGCGCCATCACGCCCGCGATCTTCAACCTCGCCCTCGTCTCGGCGCCGCGCTCCGGGCGCGTCTCGTTCGTGGCGGCGTACTCTCTCGCCACCGGCGTCGCCGGCTTCGTGGGCGGCGCGCTGTCTGGCCCGCT belongs to Trueperaceae bacterium and includes:
- a CDS encoding MFS transporter; the encoded protein is MRLSLVEGGLVQVFLNWTSGSVLIGYLLALGAAPWHIALVGSVPFLAQVASPLGALAAEALGRRRVLAAAIAATSRLLWLLAAFLPQLVPSAVAPTALVAVVFLAGCFQAANGTVWTAWMGDVVPEDRRGRYFGLRTGVLGVVGMLANLAAGAFLDAVAPPLSFRVVILVGVGCALVGVALLLLHHDPPTERRRLRLGQLLAQPFREPNFRRFLRFAVYWHLVVMLGAPFVVPYFLEELGMTFTQVAIWSSIAAVTSLGSTILWGRVADAAGNKAVLAIGTFLAGAMLPANWILAGLTGNLVFIWVSAFFDAVAWGAITPAIFNLALVSAPRSGRVSFVAAYSLATGVAGFVGGALSGPLLGLFTSFGPPAILPGWSGYHTLFAVSALGRVFAWTLLRRVAEERAWRTRDLLRSARTAWKGTGLPWR